A single Pygocentrus nattereri isolate fPygNat1 chromosome 28, fPygNat1.pri, whole genome shotgun sequence DNA region contains:
- the zgc:77486 gene encoding AN1-type zinc finger protein 5 isoform X1, producing the protein MAQETNQTQVPMLCTMGCGFYGNPRTNSMCSVCYKEHLQRQQGGGRSSPPGEKAATSPAGSPGAPTVTVETTPEPTSEAVTPSVERTSSCSPSPVTQQMTAMSISQDTAATDSDRADAEDEDEDEGSSKSSGPVGEAAQASSDGDQTPDKNKKKNRCFTCRKKVGLTGFDCRCGNLFCAIHRYSDKHDCPYDYRGAAAARIRKENPIVVAEKIQKL; encoded by the exons ATGGCTCAGGAGACGAATCAGACGCAGGTACCGATGCTGTGCACTATGGGATGCGGTTTCTACGGTAACCCCCGCACCAACAGCATGTGCTCCGTCTGTTACAAGGAACACCTGCAGAGGCAGCAGGGAGGGGGCCGGAGCAGCCCCCCAGGTGAGAAAG CTGCCACTTCTCCAGCAGGGTCTCCAGGAGCACCTACCGTAACTGTGGAGACGACCCCAGAGCCCACGTCAGAAGCAGTCACCCCATCAGTGGAGCGCACATCCAG CTGCTCCCCCAGTCCGGTTACCCAACAGATGACTGCCATGAGCATCTCCCAGGACACTGCAGCCACTGACTCGGACAGAGCTGACGCCGAGGACGAAGACGAGGATGAAGGCTCATCCAAAAGCTCAG GTCCAGTGGGAGAGGCAGCGCAGGCTTCTTCAGACGGAGATCAGACTCCTGacaagaacaagaagaagaatCGATGCTTCACTTGCAGGAAAAAAGTAGGCCTCACAG GCTTCGACTGTCGTTGTGGCAACCTGTTCTGCGCAATCCACCGCTACTCGGACAAACACGACTGTCCCTACGACTACAGAGGCGCGGCCGCCGCCCGCATCCGCAAGGAGAACCCCATCGTGGTGGCAGAGAAGATCCAGAAGTTATGA
- the zgc:77486 gene encoding AN1-type zinc finger protein 5 isoform X2 codes for MAQETNQTQVPMLCTMGCGFYGNPRTNSMCSVCYKEHLQRQQGGGRSSPPAATSPAGSPGAPTVTVETTPEPTSEAVTPSVERTSSCSPSPVTQQMTAMSISQDTAATDSDRADAEDEDEDEGSSKSSGPVGEAAQASSDGDQTPDKNKKKNRCFTCRKKVGLTGFDCRCGNLFCAIHRYSDKHDCPYDYRGAAAARIRKENPIVVAEKIQKL; via the exons ATGGCTCAGGAGACGAATCAGACGCAGGTACCGATGCTGTGCACTATGGGATGCGGTTTCTACGGTAACCCCCGCACCAACAGCATGTGCTCCGTCTGTTACAAGGAACACCTGCAGAGGCAGCAGGGAGGGGGCCGGAGCAGCCCCCCAG CTGCCACTTCTCCAGCAGGGTCTCCAGGAGCACCTACCGTAACTGTGGAGACGACCCCAGAGCCCACGTCAGAAGCAGTCACCCCATCAGTGGAGCGCACATCCAG CTGCTCCCCCAGTCCGGTTACCCAACAGATGACTGCCATGAGCATCTCCCAGGACACTGCAGCCACTGACTCGGACAGAGCTGACGCCGAGGACGAAGACGAGGATGAAGGCTCATCCAAAAGCTCAG GTCCAGTGGGAGAGGCAGCGCAGGCTTCTTCAGACGGAGATCAGACTCCTGacaagaacaagaagaagaatCGATGCTTCACTTGCAGGAAAAAAGTAGGCCTCACAG GCTTCGACTGTCGTTGTGGCAACCTGTTCTGCGCAATCCACCGCTACTCGGACAAACACGACTGTCCCTACGACTACAGAGGCGCGGCCGCCGCCCGCATCCGCAAGGAGAACCCCATCGTGGTGGCAGAGAAGATCCAGAAGTTATGA